From a single Brassica napus cultivar Da-Ae chromosome C9, Da-Ae, whole genome shotgun sequence genomic region:
- the LOC106449521 gene encoding uncharacterized protein LOC106449521, translating into MGNYVSSALSKTSSSSSPAARVILPNGEVRRIHEPTKAAELMMEIPSFFLVDAKSLKIGRKFNPLAADDDLQIKSCHVYIAFPMTRATSAANASDMARLFAAAKKRQRSRVGPKSSGVGTAVKSCHNGRVSPDGGEDDVKMISAGSKLNLEDIEEFSAAEFMHRISVSKSKKPKLETIVEESLS; encoded by the coding sequence ATGGGAAACTACGTTTCTTCCGCTCTAAGCAAAacgtcttcttcgtcttcccCGGCGGCGAGAGTGATTCTCCCTAACGGTGAGGTCCGTCGTATCCACGAGCCGACTAAAGCCGCAGAGCTAATGATGGAGATTCCAAGCTTCTTCCTCGTAGACGCCAAGTCGTTAAAAATCGGCCGGAAGTTTAACCCGTTAGCCGCCGATGATGATCTTCAAATAAAAAGCTGCCACGTGTACATCGCTTTCCCTATGACGCGTGCCACGTCAGCAGCTAACGCTTCGGATATGGCAAGATTGTTCGCAGCAGCCAAGAAACGACAACGCAGCCGAGTCGGACCTAAATCTTCTGGTGTCGGAACAGCCGTGAAAAGCTGTCACAACGGAAGAGTATCGCCGGACGGAGGAGAAGATGACGTCAAGATGATATCAGCGGGATCAAAGCTGAACTTGGAAGACATAGAAGAGTTTTCGGCGGCGGAGTTTATGCATAGAATCTCAGTTTCGAAATCTAAGAAGCCGAAGTTAGAAACTATAGTTGAAGAATCTTTGTCTTAA
- the LOC106445974 gene encoding ADP,ATP carrier protein ER-ANT1-like, translating into MAFVGKPEKFSTDFMMGGAAAIVAKSAAAPIERVKLLLQNQGEMIKTGHLTRPYTGLGNCFLRIFREEGVLSFWRGNQANVIRYFPTQASNFAFKGYFKTRLGCSKEKDGYLKWFAGNVASGSAAGATTSLFLYHLDYARTRLGTDAKECSVSGKRQFKGMVDVYRKTLSSDGVKGLYRGFGVSILGITLYRGMYFGMYDTFKPIVLVGSLEGNFLASFLLGWSITTSAGVIAYPFDTVRRRMMLTSGQPVKYRNAVHALREIMKYEGFFALYRGVTANMLLGVAGAGVLAGYDQLHRIAYKHLVQ; encoded by the exons ATGGCTTTTGTCGGAAAACCCGAGAAGTTCTCTACGGATTTCATGATGGGAGGAGCAGCAGCCATTGTCGCCAAATCCGCAGCCGCTCCTATCGAAAGGGTGAAGCTTTTACTCCAGAACCAAGGCGAAATGATCAAAACAGGACATCTCACCAGACCCTACACCGGTCTAGGCAACTGCTTCCTCAGAATCTTCAGAGAAGAAGGTGTTTTATCCTTCTGGAGAGGAAACCAAGCCAACGTCATACGTTATTTCCCTACCCAG GCTTCCAACTTTGCGTTTAAAGGTTACTTCAAGACCCGTCTCGGATGCTCCAAAGAGAAGGACGGTTACTTGAAGTGGTTCGCTGGAAACGTAGCCTCTGGAAGCGCTGCTGGAGCTACAACGTCCTTGTTTCTATATCATCTTGATTACGCGAGGACTCGTTTAGGCACTGATGCGAAGGAATGTTCAGTTAGTGGCAAGAGACAGTTCAAAGGGATGGTCGATGTTTACCGTAAAACTCTCTCAAGCGACGGTGTTAAAGGCCTTTACCGTGGCTTTGGCGTGTCGATATTGGGAATCACTCTTTACCGAGGGATGTATTTTGGGATGTATGATACATTCAAACCCATTGTTTTAGTCGGTTCCTTAGAG GGAAACTTCTTGGCTAGCTTTTTATTGGGGTGGAGCATTACTACCTCTGCAGGCGTCATTGCTTACCCTTTTGACACGGTTAGGAGGAGAATGATGCTTACATCAGGACAGCCTGTTAAATACAGGAACGCCGTTCACGCATTGAGAGAGATAATGAAGTATGAAGGATTCTTTGCGCTGTATAGAGGAGTTACTGCCAACATGCTTCTTGGAGTTGCAGGAGCCGGAGTGCTTGCGGGGTATGATCAGCTTCACCGTATTGCTTATAAGCATTTGGTTCAGTAG
- the LOC106445973 gene encoding 2-hydroxyacyl-CoA lyase gives MADDSAATPPSIDGNTLVAKSLSHLGVTHMFGVVGIPVTSLATRAMALGIRFIAFHNEQSAGYAASAYGYLTGKPGILLTVSGPGCVHGLAGLSNAWANTWPMVMISGSCDQRDAGRGDFQELDQIEAVKAFSKLSEKARDVREIPNCVSRVLNRAGSGRPGGCYLDLPSDVLRQRIVESEADDLVAKVGTFNEHVTSARASEIESAVTLLRKAERPLIVFGKGAAYSRAEDELKKLVELTGIPFLPTPMGKGLLPDTHELSATAARSLAIGKCDVALVVGARLNWLLHFGEAPKWSKDVSFVLVDVSEEEIELRKPHLGIVGDAKTVVGLLNREIKDDPFCLGKTNPWVEAISKKARENGEKMEMQLAKDVVPFNFLTPMRIIRDAILAVEGPSPVVVSEGANTMDVGRSVLVQREPRTRLDAGTWGTMGVGLGYCIAAAVACPDRLVVAVEGDSGFGFSAMEVETLVRYNLPVVVIVFNNGGVYGGDRRSPEEISGPHKEDPAPTSFVPNAGYHKLIEAFGGKGYIVETPDELRSALSESFAARKPAVVNVIIDPFAGAESGRLQHKN, from the exons atggCGGATGATTCAGCAGCCACTCCACCGTCAATCGACGGCAACACCCTCGTCGCGAAATCCCTATCCCATCTCGGCGTCACCCACATGTTCGGCGTCGTTGGAATCCCCGTCACCTCCCTAGCCACCCGCGCCATGGCTCTCGGCATCCGCTTCATCGCCTTCCACAACGAGCAGTCCGCCGGGTACGCCGCCTCCGCGTACGGCTACCTCACTGGCAAACCGGGAATCCTCCTCACCGTCTCGGGCCCGGGGTGCGTCCACGGCCTCGCGGGTCTCTCCAACGCCTGGGCCAACACCTGGCCGATGGTGATGATCTCCGGCTCGTGCGATCAGAGAGACGCCGGGCGCGGGGATTTCCAGGAGCTCGATCAGATCGAGGCTGTTAAAGCCTTCTCGAAGCTATCGGAGAAGGCGAGGGACGTTCGCGAGATCCCCAATTGCgtttctagggttttgaatcGAGCCGGGTCGGGTCGACCCGGCGGGTGTTATCTGGATCTTCCGTCTGACGTGTTGCGTCAGAGGATCGTTGAGTCCGAGGCGGATGATCTGGTGGCGAAAGTGGGTACCTTTAATGAGCACGTGACTTCGGCACGTGCTTCGGAGATTGAATCTGCGGTTACGCTTCTGAGGAAGGCAGAGAGGCCGTTGATTGTGTTCGGTAAAGGAGCTGCGTATTCGCGAGCGGAGGATGAGTTGAAGAAGCTCGTGGAGCTTACTGGGATACCTTTCCTCCCTACTCCGATGGGGAAAGGCTTGTTGCCGGATACCCACGAGCTGTCTGCTACTGCGGCGAGGTCGCTTGCGATTGGGAAATGCGACGTCGCTTTGGTGGTTGGAGCTAGGCTTAACTGGCTTCTCCACTTCGGGGAGGCTCCGAAATGGTCTAAAGATGTGAGCTTTGTGTTGGTAGATGTCTCCGAGGAGGAGATTGAGCTGAGGAAGCCTCACTTGGGGATCGTCGGAGATGCTAAGACGGTGGTGGGTTTGTTGAACAGAGAGATAAAGGACGATCCTTTTTGTCTGGGGAAGACGAATCCGTGGGTGGAGGCGATCTCCAAGAAGGCGAGAGAGAACGGTGAGAAGATGGAGATGCAGCTTGCGAAAGATGTGGTTCCTTTCAACTTCTTGACTCCTATGAGGATCATCAGAGACGCGATTTTGGCGGTGGAAGGACCGAGTCCTGTTGTGGTGTCGGAAGGGGCTAACACGATGGATGTGGGGAGATCGGTTTTGGTTCAGAGAGAGCCGAGGACGAGGCTTGATGCAGGGACTTGGGGGACAATGGGTGTTGGTTTGGGTTATTGTATTGCTGCTGCTGTTGCTTGTCCTGATCGGCTTGTTGTTGCTGTTGAAGGTGACTCTGGTTTTGGATTCAGCGCCATGGAAGTTGAG ACATTGGTTAGATACAATCTTCCTGTGGTGGTGATTGTCTTCAACAACGGTGGTGTATATGGCGGTGACAGGAGGAGTCCTGAAGAGATCTCGGGTCCTCATAAAGAAGATCCAGCACCAACGTCGTTTGTTCCAAATGCAGGGTATCACAAGCTTATTGAAGCTTTTGGAGGCAAAGGGTATATTGTGGAAACGCCCGACGAGCTTAGATCTGCTCTCTCTGAGTCTTTTGCTGCTAGAAAACCAGCGGTGGTTAATGTTATTATAGATCCTTTTGCTGGTGCTGAGAGTGGGAGGTTGCAGCACAAGAACTAG
- the LOC106448243 gene encoding uncharacterized protein LOC106448243, which produces MKNVTLVLAMIFFIRCVTSKVTATELESSTNQELFLSRHLPRFHPKPHWPFRGSGKAFPAGHFRPTPFHLPQEVTRCLSDKKEVGTCFDDIVETFFTRKAVIGSECCAAIKKMNKDCEKTVFGSFHDPFLTGYVKLHCSTVVGSTSPPPSHAPSQAPLHAPSQAPLHAPSQAPLLPPSQPLPPAQ; this is translated from the coding sequence atgaAGAATGTCACACTTGTTCTTGCTATGATTTTCTTCATAAGATGTGTCACATCCAAAGTCACAGCAACAGAACTAGAGTCATCAACTAACCAAGAGCTCTTCCTATCGCGGCACTTGCCTCGCTTTCACCCCAAGCCACATTGGCCGTTCCGTGGCTCCGGAAAAGCCTTCCCTGCAGGCCACTTCCGACCAACTCCGTTCCATCTGCCACAGGAAGTCACCAGATGCTTGTCCGACAAGAAGGAGGTAGGTACATGTTTTGATGATATCGTTGAGACTTTCTTCACCAGGAAAGCCGTTATTGGATCGGAATGTTGCGCCGcgatcaagaagatgaacaaaGATTGTGAGAAGACCGTCTTTGGATCTTTCCATGACCCCTTCTTGACAGGCTATGTCAAACTACATTGCTCCACCGTTGTTGGATCTACTTCACCTCCTCCTTCACATGCTCCTTCACAGGCTCCTTTACATGCTCCTTCACAGGCTCCTTTACATGCCCCTTCACAGGCTCCTTTACTGCCCCCTTCACAGCCTCTCCCACCGGCTCAGTGA
- the BNAC09G40580D gene encoding DNA ligase 6: protein MGDENLAEKVSLQGSCGKEEIVEELRNCLPKWVTQEQVTDMVRGTCRNVVEIVDDFYEHETIFYEQVPADVISFTSRDGFSSGNHEALVSKLELLNCETEGNETCQSSQFHKLKSMASSQKISLSPVKRNRKIKGKAKKKGKASSKFDSAGPKQASITKFFNKVPSDDTKA, encoded by the coding sequence ATGGGTGATGAGAATCTTGCTGAGAAAGTTTCATTACAAGGGTCATGTGGTAAGGAGGAGATTGTGGAAGAGCTTAGGAACTGTTTACCCAAATGGGTTACACAAGAACAAGTAACAGATATGGTTAGAGGGACGTGTAGGAACGTAGTTGAGATAGTTGATGATTTCTACGAACACGAGACTATATTCTACGAGCAAGTCCCTGCTGATGTTATATCTTTTACTTCTAGAGATGGGTTTAGTTCGGGTAATCACGAAGCACTTGTTTCGAAACTGGAGCTTCTAAACTGCGAAACCGAGGGAAATGAAACTTGTCAGTCATCGCAGTTTCACAAGCTTAAGAGCATGGCTAGTTCACAGAAGATCAGCCTTTCTCCTGTGAAAAGGAACAGAAAGATCAAAGGTAAagcgaagaagaaaggaaaagctTCTTCTAAGTTTGATTCTGCAGGTCCAAAGCAAGCTTCGATTACTAAGTTCTTCAACAAGGTTCCTTCAGATGATACCAAGGCTTAA
- the LOC106362954 gene encoding uncharacterized protein LOC106362954 encodes MYILFIYIYINPNALPLNNHQNFSSRFANSRLQKVKKTMKNVTLVLAMILFLSCVTSKVTATELESSTNQELFLSRHLPRFHPKQHWPFRGSGKAFPAGHFPLTPFHLPQVVTRCLNDKKEAGTCFNDIAETFFTRKAAIGSECCAAIKKMNKDCEKTVFGSFHDPFLTGYVKLHCSTVVGSTSPPPSQAPLHAPSSQAPSHAPSQAPLHAPLHAPSQAPSQAPSHAPLLPPSQAPSPAQ; translated from the coding sequence atgtatattttatttatatatatatatataaaccctaACGCCTTACCACTCAATAACCATCAAAACTTTTCTTCTCGTTTCGCTAACTCAAGGcttcaaaaagtaaaaaaaacaatgaagaatgTCACACTTGTTCTTGCTATGATCCTCTTCTTAAGCTGTGTCACATCCAAAGTTACAGCAACAGAACTAGAGTCATCAACTAACCAAGAGCTCTTCCTATCGCGGCACTTACCTCGCTTTCACCCCAAGCAACATTGGCCGTTCCGTGGCTCCGGAAAAGCCTTCCCTGCAGGCCACTTCCCACTAACTCCGTTCCATCTGCCACAGGTAGTCACCAGATGCTTGAACGACAAGAAGGAGGCAGGTACATGTTTTAATGATATCGCTGAGACTTTCTTCACCAGGAAAGCCGCTATTGGATCGGAATGTTGCGCCGcgatcaagaagatgaacaaaGATTGTGAGAAGACCGTCTTTGGATCTTTCCATGACCCCTTCTTGACCGGCTATGTCAAGCTACATTGCTCCACCGTTGTTGGATCTACTTCACCTCCTCCTTCACAGGCTCCTTTACATGCTCCTTCTTCACAGGCTCCTTCACATGCTCCTTCACAGGCTCCTTTACATGCTCCTTTACATGCTCCTTCACAGGCCCCTTCACAGGCCCCTTCACATGCTCCTTTACTGCCCCCTTCGCAGGCTCCTTCACCGGCTCAGTGA
- the BNAC09G40560D gene encoding uncharacterized protein BNAC09G40560D: protein MARSLKKPAKFSLRRVRINSPSIRFKPDSSSIERDQRIEFLGQNADDAGSTGEESKVQNRESEETEDKQEEEIVKVVIKEEKKEQKEQDDVKSFQDGGAEGKKEAGVAVETAKEEETEGGNRVMVVVDKALASTGALEWAITHTLQPQDTLFLLYFAQPFRKGERKNRKREVKTDELVHTLKKLSQTKRPGIEVEIRRLEGKDKEKGAKIVEEAKKQQVTLLVVGQEKKPPVWRLLKRWAWKRRRGHAGVLKYCLENASCMTIAVKPKKRKHGGYLITTKRHKNFWLLA from the exons ATGGCAAGATCGCTCAAGAAACCAGCCAAGTTTAGCCTACGACGAGTCCGGATCAACTCACCGTCCATTAGGTTCAAACCTGACTCCAGTTCCATAGAGAGAGACCAAAGAATCGAGTTTCTTGGTCAAAATGCCGATGATGCTGGATCCACAGGAGAAGAAAGCAAAGTCCAAAACAGAGAGAGCGAAGAGACAGAAgacaaacaagaagaagaaatcgtCAAAGTAGTgataaaagaagagaaaaaagagcAAAAAGAACAAGATGACGTCAAGAGCTTTCAAGATGGAGGCGCAGAAGGGAAGAAAGAGGCGGGAGTAGCGGTTGAGACGGCTAAGGAGGAGGAGACTGAAGGGGGAAACAGAGTAATGGTGGTGGTGGATAAAGCGCTTGCTTCTACAGGAGCTTTAGAATGGGCTATAACACACACCTTACAACCACAAGACACTCTTTTTCTGCTATATTTTGCACAACCATTTAGAAAAG GGGAAAGGAAGAACCGAAAACGGGAGGTGAAAACTGATGAACTAGTCCATACTCTGAAGAAACTATCCCAAACAAAACGACCAGGG ATAGAAGTGGAGATAAGGAGGCTAGAAGGGAAAGACAAAGAGAAAGGAGCAAAGATAGTCGAAGAAGCAAAGAAACAGCAAGTGACTCTTTTAGTAGTTGGACAAGAGAAGAAACCTCCTGTATGGAGGCTACTGAAGAGATGGGCTTGGAAGAGACGCCGTGGACACGCCGGTGTTCTCAAATACTGTCTCGAAAACGCTTCTTGCATGACTATAGCTGTTAAACCAAAGAAGCGCAAGCACGGTGGTTACTTAATCACCACCAAACGCCACAAAAACTTCTGGCTTCTCGCTTAA
- the LOC106366710 gene encoding glutamate decarboxylase 1, which produces MVLSHAASDSDVSVHSTFASRYVRTSLPRFKMPENSIPKEAAYQIINDELMLDGNPRLNLASFVTTWMEPECDKLIMSSINKNYVDMDEYPVTTELQNRCVNMIAHLFNAPLGETETAVGVGTVGSSEAIMLAGLAFKRKWQNKRKAEGKPFDKPNIVTGANVQVCWEKFARYFEVELKEVKLSEGYYVMDPEKAVEMVDENTICVAAILGSTLNGEFEDVKLLNDLLVIKNRETGWDTPIHVDAASGGFIAPFLYPELEWDFRLPLVKSINVSGHKYGLVYAGIGWVVWRNKEDLPEELIFHINYLGADQPTFTLNFSKGSSQVIAQYYQLIRLGHEGYRNVMENCRENMVVLREGLEKAGRFNIVSKDEGVPLVAFSLKDSSSHTEFEISDMLRRYGWIVPAYTMPPNAQHITVLRVVIREDFSRTLAERLVIDIEKVMRELDELPSRVIHKISLGEEKSEANGDNLMVTVKKSDMEKQREVINGWKKFVSDRKKTNGIC; this is translated from the exons ATGGTGCTCTCTCACGCCGCATCGGATTCGGACGTCTCCGTCCACTCCACATTCGCATCACGCTATGTCCGAACTTCACTTCCTAG GTTCAAGATGCCCGAAAACTCGATTCCGAAAGAAGCAGCATATCAGATCATAAACGACGAGCTGATGCTTGACGGCAATCCAAGGTTAAACTTGGCCTCCTTCGTAACGACGTGGATGGAGCCTGAGTGTGATAAACTCATCATGTCCTCCATCAACAAGAACTACGTCGACATGGACGAGTACCCTGTCACCACTGAGCTCCAG AACCGATGTGTGAACATGATTGCACATCTATTCAATGCTCCGCTAGGAGAGACAGAGACAGCCGTCGGAGTAGGGACCGTTGGATCATCTGAGGCCATAATGTTAGCCGGTTTGGCTTTCAAACGTAAATGGCAGAACAAGCGTAAAGCTGAAGGCAAACCCTTTGATAAACCCAATATTGTCACCGGAGCCAATGTTCAA GTGTGCTGGGAGAAATTCGCTAGGTACTTTGAGGTTGAGCTTAAGGAAGTGAAACTAAGCGAAGGATATTATGTGATGGATCCGGAGAAAGCTGTTGAGATGGTCGATGAGAACACTATATGTGTTGCGGCCATTCTTGGTTCCACTCTTAATGGAGAGTTTGAAGATGTCAAACTCTTGAACGATCTCTTGGTCATAAAGAACAGAGAAACCGG ATGGGACACACCAATCCATGTGGATGCAGCAAGTGGAGGATTCATAGCACCGTTTTTGTATCCAGAATTGGAATGGGACTTTAGATTGCCGTTGGTGAAGAGTATAAATGTGAGTGGTCACAAGTATGGGCTTGTGTACGCAGGTATTGGCTGGGTCGTCTGGAGAAACAAAGAAGATTTGCCTGAGGAACTCATCTTCCATATCAATTATCTTGGTGCTGACCAACCCACATTTACACTCAATTTCTccaaag GTTCGAGTCAAGTCATAGCTCAATACTACCAACTTATCCGACTGGGCCACGAG gGTTATAGAAATGTGATGGAGAACTGCAGAGAGAATATGGTCGTGTTAAGGGAAGGACTTGAGAAGGCAGGAAGGTTCAATATTGTATCAAAGGATGAGGGAGTGCCACTTGTAGCTTTCTCATTGAAAGATAGCAGTTCTCACACTGAGTTCGAGATCTCCGACATGCTTCGCAG ATACGGATGGATTGTGCCTGCATATACAATGCCTCCAAACGCACAACACATAACTGTTCTTCGAGTAGTCATCAGAGAAGATTTCTCAAGAACACTCGCAGAGAGACTTGTGATCGATATTGAGAAAGTGATGCGTGAGCTCGATGAGCTTCCTTCGCGAGTAATCCACAAGATTTCGCTAGGAGAGGAGAAGAGTGAAGCTAATGGTGATAACTTGATGGTGACGGTGAAGAAAAGCGATATGGAGAAGCAGAGAGAGGTCATCAACGGCTGGAAGAAGTTTGTTTCCGACAGGAAGAAGACAAATGGTATCTGTTAA